One window from the genome of Antechinus flavipes isolate AdamAnt ecotype Samford, QLD, Australia chromosome X, AdamAnt_v2, whole genome shotgun sequence encodes:
- the TENT5D gene encoding terminal nucleotidyltransferase 5D, with product MAESLENRFSYLSWDQVKILDDVLNEAIPIHGRGNFPTLDVKTKDFILVVQNELQKKAIVIKDIRLNGSTASHILARQCGTTYKDIDIIFRIAYLGEHEFHVVKEVVLNCLQDFLPKGVSKEKLTVQIMKDAYVEKMVKVSTEHDRWSLISLSNNTGKNMEFKFVYSLRRQFEFSVDSFQIILSNLLDVYRDADYVLTEESSPVIVAESMYGDFEEALDHLLRKLISTRNPEEIRGGGLLKYSNLLVRDFKPACETEIKTLERYMCSRFFIDFPDVADQQKKIESYLHNHFIGEDNSKYDYLMTLRGVVNESTVCLMGHERRQTLNMITIMALKVLGEQNIIPNTANVTCYYQPAPYVTDTNFNNYYMAHGHPFIYQSYPLHIQMQGGLG from the coding sequence ATGGCTGAAAGCTTAGAGAACAGATTCAGCTATCTCAGCTGGGATCAAGTTAAAATACTAGATGATGTGCTAAATGAAGCAATACCGATTCATGGAAGAGGAAATTTCCCAACACTGGATGTGAAGACAAAGGATTTCATCCTTGTGGTACAAAATGAGCTCCAGAAAAAAGCAATTGTCATCAAAGATATCCGTCTGAATGGCTCAACAGCTAGCCACATCCTCGCAAGGCAGTGTGGAACCACTTATAAAGATATCGACATCATTTTTCGTATCGCGTATCTGGGTGAGCATGAATTTCATGTTGTCAAGGAAGTTGTTCTGAATTGCCTGCAAGATTTCCTACCAAAAGGCGTCAGTAAAGAAAAGCTCACAGTCCAGATCATGAAAGATGCTTATGTTGAGAAGATGGTGAAAGTTTCCACTGAACATGATCGCTGGAGTCTCATTTCTCTGTCAAACAACACCGGGAAGAATATGGAATTCAAGTTTGTTTATTCGCTCAGACGTCAATTTGAATTCAGCGTCGACTCCTTTCAGATAATCCTAAGCAACCTTCTGGATGTCTACAGAGATGCCGATTATGTGTTGACCGAAGAATCCTCCCCTGTGATTGTGGCGGAAAGCATGTATGGAGACTTCGAAGAAGCACTGGATCATCTGCTCCGCAAGCTCATTTCCACCAGAAATCCTGAAGAAATTAGAGGCGGAGGCCTTCTCAAGTACAGCAACCTACTCGTTCGTGATTTCAAGCCAGCATGTGAGACCGAAATCAAAACTCTGGAACGTTACATGTGTTCCAGATTCTTCATCGATTTTCCTGATGTGGCAGATCAACAAAAGAAGATCGAGTCCTACCTGCATAACCATTTCATAGGCGAAGATAACAGCAAGTATGACTACCTGATGACCTTGCGTGGTGTTGTCAACGAAAGCACCGTTTGCCTCATGGGACACGAAAGAAGACAGACCCTGAATATGATCACCATCATGGCTCTAAAAGTGCTCGGAGAACAAAACATCATTCCCAACACAGCCAACGTGACCTGCTATTACCAGCCTGCTCCCTATGTCACCGATACAAATTTCAACAATTACTACATGGCTCATGGACATCCATTCATCTATCAGTCATACCCACTGCATATTCAAATGCAGGGTGGATTGGGTTAA